The bacterium CG_4_10_14_0_2_um_filter_33_32 genomic interval AAGAAAGAAACTAGGAGTAAAAGGTGAAGAGGAATTTAAAAATAGAGGAGTGAGCTATTGTGCTATTTGTGACTCCCCAATGTTTAAAAATAAGTCAGTTGCTGTAGTTGGTAGCGGTAATGCTGCTCTTCATGCAGGATTGTTAATTTCAGAATACGCAAAAGAAGTTTTTATTTTAGCAAGAAATAGACTTAAAGCCGATCCTGTGTTAATCGATAAAGCTCAAGAAAATGTTAAAATAAAAATGGTTGAAAATATCGGCATCGAAGAAATAAAAGGTAGTGTTTTTGTTGAAAAAATTAATTTATCAAGAAAATTAAACGGTAATAAAAGCATGGATGTTCAAGGAGTTTTTGTTGAAATTGGGATTGAGCCCGATGCAGAAATAATCAGTGATTTTGGTGTTGAAAAAGATTCTGTTGGATTTATTAAAGTGAACAGTGCAATGGAAACAAATATCCCTGAATTATATGCTGCCGGAGATATGACTACCGGTTCTAATGGATTAAGACAAGTAATTACAGCTGCAGCGGAAGGAGCAATTGCAGCTACCAGTGTTTATCACATGGTTAAAGAAAATATGGAAGAATCAGAATAAAAGGAATTATATTGAGGAGATACAGTGAATAATAATCAAAAAATATATGATACAATTATTTTAGGTATGGGTCCAGCTGGTCTTACTGCCGCTCTATATTTAGCAAGAGCTGGTTTAAAGATAATAGTTTTAGGAAAAAAGGAAAACTCTAGGTTGTATAGTGCTCATATGGTGACAAACTATTTTGGCCTTCCAGAGGGTATTGATGGCCGATTTTTATTAGAAAAGGGCTTAGCTCAAGCTAAAGATGCCGGAGCCGAATTAAAGGAAGAGGAATCCGTAGATATAAGAAAGCAAGAAAATAATTTTTTGATTTCAACATCTAATAATAACTATCTTGGAAAAAGTATTTTATTTGCCACGGGCGTAAAAAATATTTCTAGTTTAATTAAGAGTGAAGATAAATTTGTAGGCAGAGGTATTGCTTTTTGTGTAGCGTGCGACGGCTTATATTTTAAAGATAAAAAAGTAGTTGTTATTGGGGAGGGTGATTTTGCAGCAAGGGAGGCTTTGGAGCTTTTAGAATATACCAAAGATGTTAATATTTATTCAGATGGAAAAGATTTTAGCATTAGTGAAGACATCAAAAAGCAGTTAGAGGTTAAAAACATTAATCTATATAAGGATAAAATTAAAGAATTTATTGGCGATAGTAAATTAGAAAGTTTGATGAAAAACGATGGAGAAGAAGTTGATATTGATGGTGTTTTTATTGCTAAGGGTATGCCTAAATCTTCAGACCTCGCCTATAAATTAGGTTTAGATACTTTTAATAATTATATTCAAAGCACTAATAATGGAGAAACTAATATTAAGGGTGTTTTTGTGGCAGGTGATGCGACGGGCATAGGCTTACAGATTGGTACAGCCGTAGGTTCGGCTATTAATGCATCATTTTCTGTAGTATCTTATCTCAAGAATGGAGAATTTAAACAATGAATGAAGTGTTGATATCTTTAGTGTTAGGATTTATTCAGGCTATCACCGAATTTTTACCAATTAGTTCCTCAGGCCATTTAATTTTAGCAAAGGCATTTTTTAATTTTGATTCTAGTTTTTTTAATTTATCCTTTGATATCATTCTTCATCTTGGCAGTCTTGTTGCATTGATTATTTTTTTTAGGAAAGATCTATTAAAAATTTCTGGTTCATTTTTAGTTAAAAGTGGAGATCGGAGATTGGGTTATTCTATTCTCTTGGCTATAATTCCGGCAATTATTCTAGGATTATTACTTGATGGTTCGATTGAGGATAAATTACGCCAGGTACCTGTTGTATTGGTTATGCTTTTTATTGTTGGTATATTATTTATTGTTGCAGAAAATATCTCGAAAAAGAAAAAGGATATAAGTGGTATCAGTCTAAAAGATGCCTTTATAATAGGCATTGCACAATCATTGGCTCTTGTTCCTGGTGTATCAAGATCAGGAATAACAATAACCAGCGGTTTGTTTCTTGGTTTTAAAAGAGACGAAGCGGCAAGATTTTCTTTTTTGCTTTCAATCCCTACGATCCTTCTGGCGTTTATTAAAGATATCTACGAACTATGGAAAGTAAACATATCATCTATTTTTTCAATGCCTTATTTCGTAGGATTTCTAATTTCCGCAGTGACTAGTTTTTTAGTAATAAAATTTTTGATAAATTATCTTAAGAACAATACATTAAAGCCCTTTGCGTATTATAGATTTACATTAGTGATATTATTTTTGGTAATAAGTTATGTTTTTTAATCTACCCCCACAAATAATAATATTTTTACTTTCCATGCTTCCAGTAGGCGAGAAGGTCGCTATCCCTGTGGCTATTAAAGTATATGGTTTATCGCCTTGGGAATCTTTTGTTATAACAGTGATAGGTTCTTTTATACCTACTATTGCTATAGTTTATTTAATGGGTCCTATATCGGAATTTTTTTCTAAAAGGTTTATTAAGGTAAAGAAGTTATTTGATTGGCTTTTTTATCATACCAGGAAAAGGCATACTAAATATTTCGATATTTTTAAAGAATTATCATTATTAGTTTTTGTTTCTATACCTTCTCCTATAACTGGACCATGGGGAGGAGCCTTAGCTTCTTTTGTTTTCGGAATTCCTCCTAAAAAAGCCCTCCCTTTTATATTCGGAGGATGTTTCATATCAGGTATTATAATTACTTTTTTAACTCAAGGTGCTACAATTTTATTTAAATGAAGAATCTAGCATTTTCTCAAAATATATTAAACAATGGCTTGCGTTTCATAAATATTCCAACGGGGAGCATTAACGCTGCTTCTGTTTTAGTATTAGTAAAAGCAGGTTCAAGATATGAATATTCTAACTTATCAGGTATAGCTCATTTTTTAGAGCATATGTTTTTTAAGGGGGGCAAAAAATTTAAGAGTACTCGTGAAATTTCAACCGCTATTGATGGTTTAGGCGGAATTTTTAATGCTATGACAGATAAAGAAGAAGTTGGATTTTTTATTAAATTACCCAGTAAAAAAATAGAGGTTGCTTTAGATATTCTTTCGGATATGTTTTTGAACTCTAAGTTTTATCAAACAGATATTGATCAAGAAAAGAAAGTTATTATAGAAGAAATAAATATGTATGAAGATACGCCAATGTTTCAGACTAACGAATTGCTTGAGAGCATATTATATAAAGGAGGTTCTCTTGGAAGAAGAATAATCGGTAATAGGAAGATTATAGAATCAATTAAGCAAAAAGATTTTATAAATTTTACCAAGCAATTTTATTTTCCTGAAAATATTGTTATTGTAACTGCCGGCGAAACTAAAAATGTGAATGAAAAAATGATTTCCAGATTCTTTAATTTTGAGAATGAGGGTAAGACACCGGAAGAATTTTTCTATAAAGAAGATCAAGCAGAGTCGAGGGTAATTTTAAAATCTAAAGATACTGAACAGAGTCATTTTTCCTTGGGATTTAGAATGCCTGAAGCCAGTTATCATCATGAGGATTATTTTAAAGCAAAGATTTTAAGTGTTATTTTAGGCGAAGGCATGAGTTCTAGGATGTTTTTATCAATAAGAGAAGAAAAAGGTTTAGCCTACAGAATAAGTTCTTCTATACAATCGTTTATTGACACAGGTTATTTGGATGTATCGGCAGGTGTTGATAATAAGCAAGTCTTGATGGCGATAAAGGCTATTTTATTTGAATTCCAAAAAATTAGAGATAAAAAAATTGACGAGAAAGAACTAGATAAATCCAAGGAATATCTTAAAGGTAAGCTTTCTCTAGGGCTCGAAGAGTCCTTAGACGTTGCCTTCTTTTTGGGTAGGCAAGAAATATTAACCAATAAGATTCTAAATGTTCTGGATGTTTTTAAAAAAATAAATGATGTGACTGCGGAAGATATTTTTAATCTTGCTAACAAACGTTTTATTGAAAAAGGTTTGAATATCGGTATTATAGGCCCTGTTATAGATGAAGAATTGATAAGGAGAGGACTTAAGATCGGTTAATATGCGTTATTCATGTTTTGACTTTTTCTTAATAATCTTATAAGATATCTATTATTAAATAAATTAAAGGAATTCATTATGCCAATAAAAAAATCAGCAAAGAAAAGTGTTAGAAAAACAAAGAAACGTACCATTTTTAACAAAAAAGTTAAAAAGACAGTTAAGAAAGTAATGAAAGATACTAAGAAGGCTATTAGCTCTGGATCAAAAGAAGTAGAGGATTTAGCCAGGAAAGCCCAAAAAGTGTTAGGTAAAGCAGTTAAATCCGGTGTTTATCATAAGAATACAGCCGCAAGAAAATTAAGCAGGCTGATTAAAGCTAAAAAATCAAAGACCATAAAAGCAACCGAGAAAAAGACAAAAAAAGAGGTCTCCTAATCAGAGGCCTCTTTTGTAATGAATTTTTTTTGATAAATTATAAAATATATTTCTTAGATGACCTAAGTTCATACTTATGTACATTCTAATTCTTCTTACAAAACCTGTTATCAGTCCCCACTTTTCTTCTTTTAATGATTGGCTTACTCCATCCCACTCAACAAAATAAATTCCTATTTTAAAATTTTTCGATCTATCAGTAATAATATTTTCTATTCCATATTTTACTTTTCCAATATTTTTTATTGTCTTAAATATTTTTATAAATATTTCTTTTTTTGCGGCTCTTTGTCCGCTGCACTTAGTATTTAAGCTTTGGGCAATATCTGTTGACAACCTGCCATTTACAAGTTTAGCCACTGTCATAATTTCTTGGTTAATTAGCAATGGTTTTATTAAATTAATAATATGTGTACTCTTAAGATTTACTAAGTCTCCATCAATAAAAAGACAAAACTCTCCCTTAGCTTCTTTTAGTCCCTCTGCCATTGCATAGGCTTTGCCTTTGTTTTCTTGGAGGTTAATTAATTTTACATGCTTATTTCTTGCTATCATTTCGGTTTTGTCTTTTGAGCCATCATTAACAACTATAATTTCTGATATTAATCCTATCGATTGTGTTTTTTCTAAAACATCTATAACTCTTCCAATATTTTTTTCTTCATTGAAAGCCGGAATTATAGCTGTTATTTTTTGATACATAATTTTGTAGCTAAAATATTTAATGCTATTTTAGGTTCTAATTTCCCATTTTTTATTTTAAGTTCTGTTTCAAATATTTCAGAATACATTTTTTCTAACTCATCGGCGGAAAAATTTCTGGATTGTTTAATGGTTTTTTCTATAACAAAAGGATGCTTCTTTGTTATTTTTGCTATTTCTGTTTTATTTAGATTACGCGATACCAATTCTTTAATAATAATCAAATTTCTTAATTGGTAGACCATCATTCTTAATAAATAAATAATTTCTTCGCCCTTAGTAATTAAATTATTCAAAAATGTAAGTGTTTTTTCAATGTTCTTTTCTCCAATACCGTCAACCAATTGAAAAATATTTGTGTTTATATTAGTAGAAACCAATCTATCGATGTCTTCATCTTGTATCGAGTCGTTATTTTTATTTTTATAAGTTGATAGCTTGTTAATCTCTTGATTTAATTGCCATAGATCATTTCCTACAAATGAAACTAATCTTGATAAGGCCTTTTTATCTATCTCGCTATTATTTTTTTTGAATTCTTCGTCAGCCCATTTTTCTAATTGAGGTATCGATAGCTTACTATAGTTCCAATTTTTTTCTGATATTTTTTCTATTTCTGCAAATATTTTTCCTTGAACTTTATTTTCTTCGTAAATAACAAGGAGTATGAAATCCGGTATTTTTTTTACTTGTTCAATAAAAATTTTCTCATCCTCTTTTTTAAGCTTAGTATTTAAAATGTTTTTTAATATAATCAATCTTTTATCAGAAAGGAAAGGCGGAGAGGATATTGATTTAATAAAATCTTGCATTGAAAATGATTTTTCGTCAAACTCATCTAAATTAGAATTTTCTATATCTTTAGAGGAAAATTTTTCTTTTATTTGAAATAATTTTTTTGAAGATAAGAAATTTTCTTCCCCTGAGATTAGTAGGATCATTTGATTTCCTTATTACTAATTTTTTTGACAAAAAGGGCAGAAATAGGAAGATCTACCTCCTATTTTTACTCTTTTAATACTGCCACCGCACTTTCTTGGGCATTCTTCCTTTTCTTTTTTGTATACTCTTCTACTTTCAGTATAGAAACCTTTTTCGCCGGCAGTGTCTCTATAATCAGAAATACTGGAACCTCTTTTTTCTATAGCTTCTTTTAGTATTTTTTTCATTGCCACATACATTTTTTTTAATCTAGGTAATGTTAGTTTGTCAGCCGACTCTTTGGGATTAATTCTCGCCTCGAATAATATTTCATCAGAATAAATATTACCTATGCCTGCTATGATCTCTTGGTCAAGAAGAACCTGTTTAATGCTTCTTTTTTGTTCCTGTATTACTTTCTTAAAATCACTGAAAGTCAATTTTTCACTCATCGCGTCTGGTCCTAGTTTAGCAAATATCAAAGGTATTTCTGTTTTATCAACAAGTCTTACTGTGGCAAATTTTCTAAGATCCGATAAAAGTAGATTTTTACCTTTGTCTAGGCTAAATCCTAAGTGTACAAAACGGTTTTGAGGGTCTTCTTCTATTGGATCCGGCTTTTTACATTCTTCATTGCTTTTTTTTCTTAGCTTTTCTTTGGTGAATTCCCAACAAGTTGAAACTAGGGGATGGCCTGTCATTTTAAGATGTATAATTAAAGCCTTATCTCTCGATAAATATATTATGATATTTTTACCCCTACGTTCAATTTTTTCAATGATTAAACCTTGAATATCTTTTTCAAACTGTTCATAATCAGGTTTTTTTATTATTTTAGGCCAATCTGAATTAACTCCTAAAATTTTGTGGCCTGATATTTTAGTTTTTAAGTCTTGTACTATTGTTTGTACTTCTGGTAATTCTGGCATCGTTTTATTATAACAAAAAATCCAAATATTTATAATAGCTTTAGAACAGATAAGAATTATTATATAGAATAACTTGAAACTATTGGTTTAAGAGGTCTAATTTATTTCCTTTAACA includes:
- a CDS encoding thioredoxin reductase, which codes for MIMKEKKYDLIIIGAGPAGLSAALYATQYKLNTIIISERLGGTLLSCSEISNYPGQEIIPGQDLAKVFEQRIKGKISIIEDNVTKLRKLGNDFLIDIKDNNQFQSEAVILAIGAVRKKLGVKGEEEFKNRGVSYCAICDSPMFKNKSVAVVGSGNAALHAGLLISEYAKEVFILARNRLKADPVLIDKAQENVKIKMVENIGIEEIKGSVFVEKINLSRKLNGNKSMDVQGVFVEIGIEPDAEIISDFGVEKDSVGFIKVNSAMETNIPELYAAGDMTTGSNGLRQVITAAAEGAIAATSVYHMVKENMEESE
- a CDS encoding NAD(P)/FAD-dependent oxidoreductase, which produces MNNNQKIYDTIILGMGPAGLTAALYLARAGLKIIVLGKKENSRLYSAHMVTNYFGLPEGIDGRFLLEKGLAQAKDAGAELKEEESVDIRKQENNFLISTSNNNYLGKSILFATGVKNISSLIKSEDKFVGRGIAFCVACDGLYFKDKKVVVIGEGDFAAREALELLEYTKDVNIYSDGKDFSISEDIKKQLEVKNINLYKDKIKEFIGDSKLESLMKNDGEEVDIDGVFIAKGMPKSSDLAYKLGLDTFNNYIQSTNNGETNIKGVFVAGDATGIGLQIGTAVGSAINASFSVVSYLKNGEFKQ
- the uppP gene encoding undecaprenyl-diphosphatase UppP; the protein is MNEVLISLVLGFIQAITEFLPISSSGHLILAKAFFNFDSSFFNLSFDIILHLGSLVALIIFFRKDLLKISGSFLVKSGDRRLGYSILLAIIPAIILGLLLDGSIEDKLRQVPVVLVMLFIVGILFIVAENISKKKKDISGISLKDAFIIGIAQSLALVPGVSRSGITITSGLFLGFKRDEAARFSFLLSIPTILLAFIKDIYELWKVNISSIFSMPYFVGFLISAVTSFLVIKFLINYLKNNTLKPFAYYRFTLVILFLVISYVF
- a CDS encoding ligand-binding protein SH3, which produces MFFNLPPQIIIFLLSMLPVGEKVAIPVAIKVYGLSPWESFVITVIGSFIPTIAIVYLMGPISEFFSKRFIKVKKLFDWLFYHTRKRHTKYFDIFKELSLLVFVSIPSPITGPWGGALASFVFGIPPKKALPFIFGGCFISGIIITFLTQGATILFK
- a CDS encoding 30S ribosomal protein S20, whose protein sequence is MPIKKSAKKSVRKTKKRTIFNKKVKKTVKKVMKDTKKAISSGSKEVEDLARKAQKVLGKAVKSGVYHKNTAARKLSRLIKAKKSKTIKATEKKTKKEVS
- a CDS encoding glycosyl transferase family 2 codes for the protein MYQKITAIIPAFNEEKNIGRVIDVLEKTQSIGLISEIIVVNDGSKDKTEMIARNKHVKLINLQENKGKAYAMAEGLKEAKGEFCLFIDGDLVNLKSTHIINLIKPLLINQEIMTVAKLVNGRLSTDIAQSLNTKCSGQRAAKKEIFIKIFKTIKNIGKVKYGIENIITDRSKNFKIGIYFVEWDGVSQSLKEEKWGLITGFVRRIRMYISMNLGHLRNIFYNLSKKIHYKRGL
- the holA gene encoding DNA polymerase III subunit delta, with the translated sequence MILLISGEENFLSSKKLFQIKEKFSSKDIENSNLDEFDEKSFSMQDFIKSISSPPFLSDKRLIILKNILNTKLKKEDEKIFIEQVKKIPDFILLVIYEENKVQGKIFAEIEKISEKNWNYSKLSIPQLEKWADEEFKKNNSEIDKKALSRLVSFVGNDLWQLNQEINKLSTYKNKNNDSIQDEDIDRLVSTNINTNIFQLVDGIGEKNIEKTLTFLNNLITKGEEIIYLLRMMVYQLRNLIIIKELVSRNLNKTEIAKITKKHPFVIEKTIKQSRNFSADELEKMYSEIFETELKIKNGKLEPKIALNILATKLCIKK
- a CDS encoding bifunctional DNA-formamidopyrimidine glycosylase/DNA-(apurinic or apyrimidinic site) lyase, with translation MPELPEVQTIVQDLKTKISGHKILGVNSDWPKIIKKPDYEQFEKDIQGLIIEKIERRGKNIIIYLSRDKALIIHLKMTGHPLVSTCWEFTKEKLRKKSNEECKKPDPIEEDPQNRFVHLGFSLDKGKNLLLSDLRKFATVRLVDKTEIPLIFAKLGPDAMSEKLTFSDFKKVIQEQKRSIKQVLLDQEIIAGIGNIYSDEILFEARINPKESADKLTLPRLKKMYVAMKKILKEAIEKRGSSISDYRDTAGEKGFYTESRRVYKKEKEECPRKCGGSIKRVKIGGRSSYFCPFCQKN